GTCAGAGGAGGTAGACGGGGACAGCCCTGCAGGGCaccttcccacctgcctcctctgcccaccACAGTCTCCATTCCTGACCTCTTCAGACTTCCAGGggcccctccacccccttccccacccccttgccccagTTCAGCTCCCTTGAGCCAAGGCTGAGTGCAGCGCTGGCTCAAACATCAGCCGGGAAATAGCAGAAGATGCTGAGATAGCAGAAAATGTGGATCAATCGATGGTCTGGGAGCCAAGGCTGCCAGGAACCCCCCCAGCCGTACAgccctctccagccccatccacACATACTAGGCCAGCAGGGATGACAGGAGCACTGAGCTGTGCAGGAGTGGGAGGCTCATGTCCTCCACTctccctggcacagagctccaGGGTCAGAGCGAAGCCAGTCCACGGGATGCCAGGGCCTCAGGAAGCAGAGCAAGGGCTTGGGGCCCAGAGACAGACCCTCTCTCCTGACAAGTAGTCCCCTTCCAGTGTCCAGGCCATCTGCTCTGTCCCCACAGTGACATGTCGGACCCTGAGATGGCATGGGTGCCCGAGCCCCCAGCCATGACGCTGGGGGCCTCGAGAGTGGAGCTGCGAGTGTCCTGCCACGGCCTCCTAGACCGAGACACGCTCACCAAGCCCCACCCCTGCGTGCTGCTCAAGCTCCAGTCCGATGAGCAGTGGGTGGAGGTGAGAGCGGCTGGGCTCTCCTTCACTAACccctgggcctgggagggagTAGGCTGGGTGGGGACAGTGAAAGCCTCATGGGGGACCATGAGGACTCCCAGCAGCCTCTTCAAAGCTGTGTGGGTAACCCTGGAGATGGGTGTGCTATCATTACCGACACAAACCATTTCAACAGCTTCTGAAGCCCACGGAGTCCCATTGGATCCTGAGATTGCCCCCAAAGGCCGTGGCACAGCTCTCAATTGTGGGAGCCCCAGAGGACAGATGGTCGGGAGGGGGCTGGCAGCACCCTGAGCTTGGGGTTCAGCCCAGGGAGGGAAGAGCTAGTCACTGGGTGTGCAGGAGCCTGAGGAAAGCTGGCAAGAGCAGAGTGGTCCAAGGCAGAGCCAAGCAGCCCAGCAACCTGCTCCCCTCCTGCCGCAGGTGGAGCGCACAGAGGTGTTGcgctcctgctccagccctgtCTTCTCCCGGGTGCTGGCCCTCGAGTATTTCTTTGAGGAGAAGCAGCCTCTGCAGTTCCACGTGTTTGATGCAGAGGATGGAGCCACCAGCCCCCGCAACGACACCTTCCTCGGCTCGACAGAGTGCACCTTGGGCCAGGTCTAcactcccaccccgcccccatcccCATGCCTCTGGAAGCCAAAAGGAGACAGAGCAAGAACTCTGGAGCTAGTTAGGTCGGGGCTTCGACCCTATCTCTGCCATTCACTGGCTGTGCAGCCTTGGGCTAGATATTTAgactctgagtctgtttcctcgtcTGAACGGTGGGGGTCACAGTGCCTACTTCTTAAGGTTGCTGTGGAAATTAAGGCCAATTCTAGCCCAGGTATAGCCCCTGTGAACACTTATTACCTTGTCCTTTGTACCAAAGCAGGTGGGGGCATCACAGCTGGGTCTCCCTCTACCTCCATCCCCAGATTGTGTCACAAACCAAGGTCACTAAGCCGCTGCTGCTGAAGAATGGGAAGAATGCGGGCAAGTCCACCATCACGGTAGGCAAGGTCACCTGTCCTCACCCTTGGGCAGGGCATTCAATATCCCTGCATGGACATCCGTGGTGACAACATGCCCAGGGCTGGCCCCCACCTAAGGGAAAGGGccttgtgggggtggggtggggagagtccTGCCACTTGTGTCCCCTTGCAGATCGTGGCCGAAGAGGTATCTGGCACCAATGACTATGTGCAACTCACCTTCAGAGCCCACAAGCTGGATAACAAGGTTGGAACCCCAGAAATCAGGCTCCCACCTCCCCTGTGAGGGTGCCTAGCCCCCGACTTGGGACAAATGCCAGATCCCAACCCTGCTCCCTTCTCAGTGTTAGCCGCCTCCCCTGCAGACCTCACGAGGCTCATGGGTCCTTTCTCCTGTGTCCTCAGGATCTGTTCAGCAAGTCTGACCCTTTCATGGAGATCTATAAGACCAACGAGGACCAGAGCGACCAGCTGGTCTGGAGAACGGAGGTTGGTGCCTGGAActatggggaaggagggaggaagggcagaggaagggaaCCCAGATTGGAGGTGACCAGCTTTCTGGTGCCTCTCCAAGGTGGTGAAGAACAATCTGAACCCCAGCTGGGAGCCGTTCCGTCTGTCCCTGCACTCCCTGTGCAGCTGCGATGTCAACCGGCCTCTCAAGGTGAAGCCCCCACAAGTGAGGGCAGCCTGTTAGAGCATCCCACGTCTGTCTGAGACCGTCCCCCTGCATGTGgcaagcccctccctctcccccatgtGATCCCCCTTCCCACCGTAGGGTAAAGAACCAGTCACAGCTCCAGTTTCCTACACGTGTGCCCTCTGTCAGAAGCCAAAGTCCCTGCCAGACTGAGCCAAAGAATGAAGTTCAGTAGGTGGCCTCTTTGGGCAGGTCGAGGACATCTGTTTGGGCCTAGCGACCGACCGTCAGGCCCCTACCTCCCTGagtcccctctcctgcccccaggaaCCACTTCAAAGCCTCCCTGACTCTGACCACCCCCCCTTGCCTTCAGTTCCTGGTGTATGACTATGACTCCAGCGGGAAACACGACTTCATCGGCGAGTTCACCAGCACCTTCCAGGAGATGCAGGAAGGGACAGCAAACCCCGGGCAGGAGGTGTCACAAAGACCCCACACCCAACCCCTATCCCCAGCATCCCACCCAGATCTCTGGGAGAATCCCAAGGGTAATGCTGAGGAGTCCTTCACCTGTAATGGGACGGAGAGAGGGTGGGAACCCCCTAGACTCAGCCTAAAGACTGAGCCATGGGGGTCTTGCTCTGGGAGGCTCTGCTgctggaagggggaggaggggtccTGGGATGTGACCCTGGGCTTGTGGGGTGTGTGGGGTCTAGATGCAGTGGGACTGTATCAATCCCAAGTACCGGGACAAGAAGAAGAATTACAAGAGCTCGGGGACCGTAGTGCTGGCACAGTGCACGGTAAATCCCACTGTTGGCCTcaagccccgccccaccccgacCCACATGGCAACCTCAGATTCAACCctgccctcattttacagatcagtTTCTCTGCTTCTGGGAACTGAGCACCCTTTCCCTATCCACCACCAGCTTTAACCTCAAAATCTCTGGTCCCTCCATTTCCCCTCCATTCTACCTGCCAGAAGCCCCACCCGGCTCCCTCCTCAAGGCACCATCCCTCCATCTTACCTCTCACCTCCCACCAGGTGGAGAAGGTGCACACCTTCCTGGATTACATCATGGGTGGCTGCCAGATCAGCTTCACGGTAAAGGCCCAGGGGATGGGGACGTGGCCAAAAGGGAGGGGTTGGCCCATGGTGAACAGAAGGAGCCTGGAATCCCCACTGCCCCTACTTGGACTTCCTGTGAgccttagctttttttttttttcccctgcatttaATTATGTATTGTAATTGTGTTACTTTACCTTTTTGCATCAGAGACAGATATACAAGGAATATTCAGTTATCACAGATCGCACACTAGATAGTAATTCTTCAGGCCTTTTACATAACCACCAAAGAACAGATATTGGATTTTGCAATATAGCATAGAAGTGCACAATCAATCCAGCCTTAGCCAGTATCTTCAATTTACTTTTGCTGCTGTACAAATAATTGGCCATTACTGGGGCTTGCAAGTTAATAACAGGacaaaaaaaatatacattgtgCTGACACAAAAAGTCAGGTAATCAAACTTGTTAATCTGGTCAGATTGCTCCCCTCACCTGACCTTGTGATGAGGCAACCTGTGGGCTTGCTCAGATCACCTTGGTTCTCCCTACAGATCCTAGCTCTGGCCTTGCCTCTCTGTTGGCTCTCACAGATGCAACATAATCCTTTCCCCATCCCCACCAGG
This DNA window, taken from Camelus dromedarius isolate mCamDro1 chromosome 5, mCamDro1.pat, whole genome shotgun sequence, encodes the following:
- the CPNE6 gene encoding copine-6, whose translation is MSDPEMAWVPEPPAMTLGASRVELRVSCHGLLDRDTLTKPHPCVLLKLQSDEQWVEVERTEVLRSCSSPVFSRVLALEYFFEEKQPLQFHVFDAEDGATSPRNDTFLGSTECTLGQIVSQTKVTKPLLLKNGKNAGKSTITIVAEEVSGTNDYVQLTFRAHKLDNKDLFSKSDPFMEIYKTNEDQSDQLVWRTEVVKNNLNPSWEPFRLSLHSLCSCDVNRPLKFLVYDYDSSGKHDFIGEFTSTFQEMQEGTANPGQEMQWDCINPKYRDKKKNYKSSGTVVLAQCTVEKVHTFLDYIMGGCQISFTVAIDFTASNGDPRSSQSLHCLSSRQPNHYLQALRAVGGICQDYDSDKRFPAFGFGARIPPNFEVSHDFAINFDPENPECEEISGVITSYRRCLPQIQLYGPTNVAPIINRVAGPAQREQSTGQATKYSVLLVLTDGVVSDMAETRAAIVRASRLPMSIIIVGVGNADFSDMRLLDGDDGPLRCPQGVPAARDIVQFVPFRDFKDAAPSALAKCVLAEVPRQVVEYYASQGISPGAPRPCTPATTPSPSL